A region from the bacterium genome encodes:
- a CDS encoding MlaD family protein, whose amino-acid sequence MASREQKLKAGIFLLAGLALLAAIFIVVYMQGKQPYDYYTTEFTESVTGLRKDADVVYQGVPVGKVVDISIGNKNQVVVKLGIVPGKIVLRQGIQASLTIGNIMGGAIVELSGGDLQGKPLPPDSIIPTSPSILDNIQEDLPHILGDIRQILAKIDKAMGDTEEIKIPQLVSNTDAMIVTANKALQDISGLLDSSQSTLGTLEKETLMTMQSLRQAAREIARVAAQFSRDPSSIVRGSVEPDDPYAR is encoded by the coding sequence CATCGTCGTCTATATGCAGGGCAAACAGCCCTACGATTACTACACTACCGAGTTCACCGAAAGCGTCACCGGCCTGCGCAAGGATGCCGACGTGGTCTATCAGGGCGTCCCGGTGGGGAAAGTCGTCGATATCTCCATCGGAAACAAGAACCAGGTAGTGGTCAAACTCGGGATCGTCCCCGGCAAAATCGTCCTCAGGCAGGGCATACAAGCCAGCCTCACCATCGGCAACATCATGGGAGGGGCGATCGTCGAGCTTTCCGGGGGGGATCTCCAGGGGAAACCGCTTCCTCCGGATTCCATCATCCCTACTTCTCCCTCGATTCTCGACAATATCCAGGAGGACCTCCCTCATATTCTCGGCGATATCCGCCAGATACTGGCTAAGATCGACAAAGCCATGGGAGACACCGAAGAGATCAAGATTCCCCAACTCGTCAGCAACACCGATGCCATGATCGTGACCGCCAACAAGGCCCTGCAGGATATCAGCGGTCTCCTGGATTCTTCGCAAAGCACATTGGGCACCCTGGAGAAGGAGACTCTGATGACCATGCAGAGCCTCCGCCAGGCCGCCCGCGAAATCGCCCGGGTGGCGGCCCAGTTTTCCCGGGACCCATCTTCCATCGTCCGGGGAAGCGTCGAACCCGATGATCCATACGCCCGATGA
- a CDS encoding ABC-F family ATP-binding cassette domain-containing protein — MIGIRDLEKDYGERCLFREASFTVGPRERVGLVGLNGSGKTTLFRLISGREEADGGEIVIPRGYRIGWLEQESEFEFGTVLAETCRGLDPELSGERWRAEKALSGLGFSESDFSRSPDEFSEGYRARIALARTLVSEPNLLLLDEPTNFLDILSIRWLVRFLQGWKYECMIVSHDRSFLDAVCTHIVGIHRRRIRKIAGRTWDYYSMIAREEDTWEKTRLNEERRRKQVEEFIGRFRAQARHAGLVQSRIKALEKRGVRERLEKIRTLSFSFTPAPSPARYVLEARELDFAWPGSSPLIRDFNLTVEKNDRICIAGPNGRGKTTLLRLLAGELSPDAGTVRIHPRACPGLFFPAHASRLHGERTVEEEVASARERADRQETRRICGAMLFGGDDALKKIGVLSGGERCRVLLAQVLASPANLLLLDEPTHHLDLDSSEALLEALDQFPGAVIVVTHNEHFIRRLSGRLVVFPPSGGHMIYPGDYDDFVSDGGWEETSAGGSRPEAEAVNRKEARRRRAEINRRRAADLEPLERRARDLEERIAIGEETIAQADRDLIRASRETDKEKIVELSRLRAAAGEEVAALYRELEDAASRLDRARDSYAAPSPS, encoded by the coding sequence ATGATCGGAATCCGGGATCTGGAGAAGGACTACGGGGAACGGTGCCTTTTCCGGGAGGCGTCGTTCACCGTCGGCCCCCGGGAAAGGGTGGGCCTGGTAGGTCTGAACGGTTCGGGAAAGACCACCCTCTTCCGGTTGATCAGCGGCCGGGAGGAAGCCGACGGCGGCGAGATCGTGATCCCCCGCGGCTATCGGATCGGATGGCTGGAGCAGGAAAGCGAATTCGAATTCGGCACCGTCCTGGCCGAAACTTGCCGCGGGCTCGATCCCGAACTGTCCGGAGAACGCTGGCGGGCGGAAAAAGCGCTTTCCGGGCTCGGTTTCTCCGAATCCGATTTTTCCCGCTCGCCGGACGAGTTTTCGGAAGGCTACCGGGCCCGGATAGCCCTGGCCCGAACCCTGGTCTCCGAACCCAACCTGCTCCTGCTCGACGAACCCACCAATTTTTTGGATATCCTCTCCATCCGCTGGCTGGTGCGTTTTCTCCAGGGATGGAAATACGAGTGCATGATCGTCAGCCACGACCGCTCCTTCCTGGATGCGGTGTGCACTCATATCGTGGGCATCCACCGCCGCCGGATCAGAAAAATCGCGGGACGGACCTGGGACTACTACAGCATGATCGCACGGGAGGAGGATACCTGGGAGAAGACCCGGCTGAACGAGGAACGGCGGCGGAAGCAGGTCGAAGAGTTCATCGGCCGTTTTCGAGCCCAGGCGCGTCACGCCGGGCTGGTCCAATCGCGGATCAAAGCCTTGGAAAAACGCGGCGTCCGCGAACGGTTGGAGAAGATAAGGACGTTATCGTTTTCTTTCACGCCCGCTCCATCCCCGGCCCGTTACGTCCTGGAAGCGCGCGAGCTCGACTTTGCCTGGCCCGGGTCGAGCCCCCTTATCCGCGATTTCAATCTGACGGTGGAGAAAAACGACCGTATCTGCATAGCCGGCCCCAACGGCAGGGGGAAAACCACCCTGTTGCGCCTTCTGGCCGGGGAACTCTCCCCCGACGCGGGGACGGTCCGAATCCACCCCCGCGCCTGCCCCGGCTTGTTTTTCCCCGCTCACGCTTCCCGGCTGCACGGGGAACGTACCGTGGAGGAGGAGGTGGCTTCGGCACGCGAACGCGCCGATCGGCAGGAGACCAGGAGGATCTGCGGGGCCATGCTCTTCGGCGGCGACGACGCCCTGAAAAAAATCGGGGTGCTTTCCGGCGGGGAACGCTGCCGGGTCCTGCTGGCCCAAGTGCTGGCTTCCCCGGCAAACCTCCTCCTGCTCGACGAACCCACCCACCACCTCGACCTCGATTCCTCCGAAGCTCTGTTGGAGGCTCTCGATCAGTTCCCCGGCGCCGTGATCGTCGTCACCCACAACGAGCACTTCATCCGCCGTCTGTCCGGCCGCTTGGTAGTCTTCCCCCCGTCCGGGGGGCATATGATCTACCCCGGCGATTACGACGACTTCGTCTCCGACGGCGGTTGGGAAGAAACTTCCGCCGGCGGATCGCGCCCGGAGGCCGAAGCCGTGAACCGGAAAGAAGCCCGGCGGCGCCGGGCGGAGATCAACCGCCGCCGGGCCGCCGATCTGGAGCCGCTGGAGCGTCGGGCCAGGGATCTCGAGGAACGGATCGCGATCGGAGAAGAAACGATCGCCCAAGCCGACCGGGACCTGATCCGCGCCTCCCGGGAAACGGACAAGGAAAAGATCGTCGAGCTTTCCCGTCTCCGCGCCGCCGCCGGGGAAGAGGTCGCCGCTCTCTACCGGGAGCTGGAAGATGCCGCCTCCCGGTTGGACCGGGCTCGGGACAGCTACGCGGCCCCAAGCCCTTCCTGA
- a CDS encoding bifunctional homocysteine S-methyltransferase/methylenetetrahydrofolate reductase — translation MGDNPLGEKLKEGIVVFDGAMGTEIYKRNFFINTSYEGLCLTEPEVILDIHRSYREAGAQVLTTNTFAANFCQLSKFGLGEKVEEINRAGVRLARQAGEGEALIAGSVGPLGEIIPPAGLGEEDMARFLARQIEALAGADFIIFETLSSRLDVERACRAAALVPNVPFVISLVLDQAGESPQGEEFATLIAPLGDGGRSPTALGINCGGGPESLLSALEKVGPLCDFPMIVQPNAGVPKNVGGRTIFMTSPEYFTTYALRYIRLGARGVGGCCGTGPEHIRDLVRSLRPLEVTVLEKKAPVRTAEAPRLAPVPTAEKSRFASKLAAGETVTSVEITPPRGYLLEKTVEKARLCREAGIDAINIPDGPRASSRISPLVTAQQILEKAEIEPILHFCCRDRNLIGAQADLLGCAAVGIRNFLFVTGDPPKLGDYPYASAVFDVDSIGMVRIQYDLNCGLDLGGKSVDPPTRALIGVGADPNAIDMEREIERLRLKAEAGAEFVITQPVFAVEPLLAFLERTADTGLPFIAGIWPLASYRNAEFMRNEVPGVIVPDEVMRRMAAARDKEEQKATGIAIAREAVAALEGAVRGFQVSAPFGNVSTAIAVLGG, via the coding sequence ATGGGGGACAATCCGCTCGGGGAAAAGCTCAAAGAAGGCATCGTCGTCTTCGACGGCGCCATGGGGACGGAGATCTACAAGCGCAACTTCTTCATCAACACTTCCTACGAAGGTCTCTGCCTGACCGAGCCTGAGGTGATTCTCGACATCCACCGCAGCTACCGGGAAGCGGGCGCCCAGGTGCTCACCACCAACACCTTCGCCGCCAATTTTTGTCAATTATCCAAGTTCGGACTGGGCGAGAAGGTCGAAGAAATCAACCGCGCGGGCGTGCGGCTGGCCCGGCAGGCCGGGGAAGGCGAAGCGCTGATTGCGGGCTCGGTGGGACCCCTGGGGGAGATCATTCCTCCCGCCGGACTGGGGGAAGAAGATATGGCGCGGTTTCTGGCCCGGCAGATCGAGGCGCTGGCAGGGGCGGATTTCATTATTTTCGAAACCCTTTCTTCCCGGCTGGACGTGGAACGGGCCTGCCGGGCGGCCGCGCTGGTCCCGAACGTTCCCTTCGTGATCAGCCTGGTCCTGGACCAGGCCGGCGAATCTCCCCAGGGCGAGGAGTTCGCCACGCTGATCGCTCCCCTGGGCGACGGCGGGCGCTCGCCGACGGCTCTGGGAATCAACTGCGGCGGCGGCCCCGAAAGCCTGCTTTCGGCCCTGGAGAAGGTAGGCCCGCTCTGCGATTTTCCCATGATCGTCCAACCCAACGCCGGCGTTCCCAAAAACGTGGGCGGGCGCACCATCTTCATGACCAGCCCCGAATATTTCACTACCTACGCTCTTCGCTACATCCGCCTGGGGGCTCGCGGGGTAGGGGGCTGCTGCGGCACCGGTCCCGAGCATATCCGGGACCTGGTACGCAGCCTCCGTCCCCTGGAGGTGACGGTGTTGGAGAAGAAAGCGCCGGTGCGGACAGCGGAGGCTCCCCGCCTGGCCCCGGTCCCGACCGCGGAGAAATCGCGGTTCGCCTCCAAACTGGCCGCCGGGGAAACGGTTACGTCGGTCGAGATCACCCCTCCCCGGGGATATCTCCTGGAGAAAACCGTGGAAAAAGCCCGGCTCTGCCGGGAGGCCGGAATCGACGCCATCAACATCCCCGACGGACCCAGGGCCAGTTCGCGGATCTCGCCCCTGGTCACGGCCCAGCAGATCCTGGAGAAAGCGGAGATAGAGCCCATCCTCCATTTCTGCTGCCGAGACCGCAACCTGATCGGGGCCCAGGCCGACCTCCTGGGGTGCGCCGCCGTCGGGATCAGGAATTTTCTCTTCGTGACCGGCGACCCCCCCAAGCTCGGCGACTATCCCTACGCCTCGGCGGTCTTCGACGTCGATTCCATCGGAATGGTCAGGATCCAGTACGACCTCAACTGCGGGCTCGACCTGGGGGGGAAGTCAGTGGATCCGCCCACACGGGCCCTGATCGGGGTCGGGGCCGACCCCAACGCCATCGACATGGAGCGGGAGATCGAACGTCTCCGGCTCAAGGCCGAGGCGGGGGCCGAGTTCGTCATCACCCAGCCCGTCTTCGCGGTCGAACCGCTGCTGGCGTTCCTGGAACGGACCGCCGACACGGGGCTTCCCTTCATCGCCGGGATCTGGCCGTTGGCCAGCTACCGCAACGCCGAGTTCATGCGCAACGAGGTCCCGGGGGTGATCGTGCCCGACGAGGTTATGCGGCGGATGGCGGCGGCCCGGGACAAGGAGGAGCAGAAGGCGACGGGGATCGCCATCGCCCGGGAAGCCGTGGCGGCGTTGGAAGGCGCGGTCCGCGGTTTCCAGGTCAGCGCCCCGTTCGGAAACGTATCCACGGCCATCGCCGTCCTCGGCGGCTGA
- a CDS encoding class I SAM-dependent methyltransferase: protein MIAATMKRVPEAEIMNGAEQVAAYARADFAAPNRAFLDRFRETFPGFGGKGVVFDLGCGPADITAAFARSYPACRLVGIDASPKMIAWGRRRVREEGLEKRVKLRTARVPGALPPTGGCAAVISNSLLHHLPDPDALWREVRACCRPGGAVLVVDLARPVSRARARELVETYSGAEPEILKHDFFNSLLAGFTPEEVRHQLIRTGLERLTVEMISDRHLGVWGRLPSPS from the coding sequence ATGATCGCCGCCACCATGAAGCGAGTGCCCGAAGCGGAGATCATGAACGGGGCCGAACAGGTGGCGGCCTACGCCCGGGCGGATTTCGCCGCTCCCAACCGGGCTTTTCTCGACCGGTTCCGGGAGACGTTCCCCGGGTTCGGCGGAAAAGGGGTCGTTTTCGACCTGGGCTGCGGGCCGGCCGATATCACGGCCGCCTTCGCCCGCAGCTACCCCGCCTGCCGTCTGGTGGGCATCGACGCTTCCCCGAAAATGATCGCCTGGGGTCGGCGCCGGGTGCGGGAGGAGGGTCTGGAGAAACGGGTGAAACTGCGCACGGCGAGGGTCCCCGGCGCCTTGCCTCCCACCGGCGGCTGCGCCGCAGTCATCTCCAACAGCCTTCTTCACCATCTCCCCGACCCGGACGCGCTCTGGCGGGAAGTGCGGGCCTGCTGCCGGCCGGGCGGAGCGGTCCTGGTCGTGGACCTCGCCCGCCCCGTTTCCCGGGCCCGGGCCCGGGAACTGGTCGAGACCTACTCCGGGGCGGAGCCGGAGATTCTCAAGCACGATTTCTTCAACTCCCTCCTGGCCGGCTTCACCCCGGAGGAGGTCCGGCACCAGCTGATTCGGACGGGGCTGGAAAGGCTGACGGTGGAGATGATCAGCGACCGGCACCTGGGGGTGTGGGGGAGACTGCCGTCCCCGTCTTGA
- a CDS encoding four helix bundle protein: MTDVPGYRRLKVWQKTHQVALDILVLVEALPEKAGLKRIIDQIIGSATSVGANIAEGSNSRSGKEYIRYLEIALRSATETDNWLQICKDSMVIKRYLDIELLIRIEQSNIETIKMLSKMISSLKKMRIQEAETGYMVYESAEKYG; the protein is encoded by the coding sequence ATGACGGATGTTCCGGGGTATCGACGTCTGAAAGTCTGGCAGAAGACTCATCAGGTTGCGCTGGATATCCTCGTATTGGTCGAAGCCTTACCCGAGAAAGCGGGTCTAAAGAGAATCATCGATCAGATCATTGGATCGGCTACCTCCGTCGGCGCCAATATCGCGGAGGGGAGCAACAGTCGAAGCGGGAAGGAATACATTCGTTATCTTGAAATAGCACTCCGTTCCGCCACGGAGACCGATAACTGGCTCCAGATTTGCAAGGATTCAATGGTCATAAAAAGGTATCTTGACATCGAACTGCTGATACGAATCGAGCAGTCCAATATAGAAACGATTAAAATGCTGTCAAAAATGATTTCTTCCTTGAAAAAGATGCGGATACAAGAAGCTGAAACGGGCTATATGGTGTATGAATCGGCTGAAAAATATGGTTGA